The following coding sequences are from one Lolium rigidum isolate FL_2022 chromosome 6, APGP_CSIRO_Lrig_0.1, whole genome shotgun sequence window:
- the LOC124663337 gene encoding heavy metal-associated isoprenylated plant protein 20-like gives MGALDHLADLCSMTETRESLKLRKKRPQQTVNIKVKMDCEGCERRVKNAVKSISGVTSVAVNPKMSKVTVTGYVEPRKVLEKVKSTGKAAEMWPYVPYTMATYPYVGGAYDKKAPAGFIRSAPQAMAAPGAPEVQYMNMFNDDDVNACTIM, from the exons ATGGGCGCCTTGGATCACCTCGCTGATTTGTGCAGCATGACGGAGACAAGGGAATCCCTCAAGCTCAGGAAGAAGCGGCCACAGCAG ACGGTGAACATCAAGGTGAAGATGGACTGCGAGGGCTGCGAGAGGAGGGTGAAGAACGCCGTCAAATCGATCAGCG GTGTGACGAGCGTGGCCGTGAACCCGAAGATGAGCAAGGTGACGGTAACGGGGTACGTGGAGCCGCGCAAGGTGCTGGAGAAGGTGAAGAGCACGGGGAAGGCGGCAGAGATGTGGCCGTACGTGCCCTACACCATGGCCACCTACCCCTACGTCGGCGGCGCCTACGACAAGAAGGCACCGGCGGGCTTCATCCGGAGCGCGCCGCAGGCCATGGCCGCCCCCGGGGCGCCAGAGGTCCAGTACATGAATATGTTCAACGACGACGACGTCAATGCCTGCACCATCATGTGA
- the LOC124664831 gene encoding uncharacterized protein LOC124664831, which produces MATATAKTLARAGSSLLGRFLASPSPSLLRAGLPPPSLLARIQPHVPPPPASVDAHDADVVARLTSLPGEISFPCGLPSLRFLIDDGIDSVVDETPLELLPKRTYQPSTIKRKRTHGFRARKATTGGRKVIARRIAKGRHKISW; this is translated from the exons atggcgacggcgacggcgaaaaCCCTAGCGCGGGCTGGCTCCTCCCTCCTCGGCCGCTTCCTCGCCTCCCCGTCCCCATCTCTTCTGCGGGCCGGACTTCCTCCTCCGTCGCTGCTCGCCAGGATCCAGCCgcacgtcccgccgccgccggcctcggtGGACGCCCACGATGCGGATGTGGTCGCCAGGCTGACCTCGCTCCCCGGCGAGATCTCCTTCCCCTGCGGCCTCCCTTCGCTCCGGTTCCTCATTGACGACG GAATTGATTCTGTTGTCGATGAAACACCCCTTGAGTTACTTCCCAAAAGAACTTACCAGCCCAGTACCATCAAGCGGAAAAGGACCCATGGGTTCCGAGCACG TAAAGCAACCACAGGTGGGCGTAAGGTGATTGCTCGGAGGATCGCTAAAGGCAGACACAAAATTTCATGGTAA